Proteins co-encoded in one Halococcoides cellulosivorans genomic window:
- a CDS encoding cellulase family glycosylhydrolase, with protein sequence MTHTDRTETATHRAAARTTNRRQFLKLAGAGAMTGALGTGALGSAAGLVGDPTPALHRDGNVMRDPSDNTVALHGLNVIDPRRANELAPWTKSIEDLITLATDPEEGWNAQVIRIPVHPIDVHDPADDYGELDPGEFTQAELDSYVENHLDPAVQACKDRGVYAMVDYHRHRTTDFTTPELDDEVRMFWETVAPEYAEAEHVIYELYNEPVGANRGSWGNQQAEQCMQRWRETAQPWLDIVQDNAPARPVLVGTPSWDQYTYLAPDYEFDGDNLMYAGHVYAHAGYRPLGEYFGTPADEVPVFMSEFGFDTTGSSDDFINGTVDVEGQQFQTFFEEYDHVSSTAWIMSHFWSPPMYVEQDGASNYEQLTGFGEWTQSFLESKTDVNRPGEGTPSTTPPDTTETPSWPDGATDPDGDGLYEDLSGNDDLDFPDVNTLFQNTDSQQAQANAAFYDFDGDGDVDLQDVLALFETV encoded by the coding sequence ATGACACATACAGATCGAACCGAGACAGCGACGCATCGAGCGGCAGCGCGGACGACGAATCGACGGCAGTTCCTCAAACTTGCCGGTGCGGGTGCGATGACTGGCGCACTCGGCACCGGCGCGCTGGGATCGGCTGCGGGGCTCGTCGGTGATCCGACGCCAGCCTTGCACCGCGACGGCAACGTGATGCGCGACCCGAGTGACAACACGGTCGCGCTGCACGGACTGAACGTGATCGATCCGCGGCGTGCCAACGAACTCGCGCCGTGGACGAAATCCATCGAGGATCTGATCACGCTCGCGACCGACCCCGAGGAGGGCTGGAACGCGCAGGTGATCCGGATTCCCGTCCACCCCATCGACGTTCACGACCCGGCGGACGACTACGGTGAACTCGACCCGGGTGAGTTCACCCAGGCCGAACTCGACTCGTACGTCGAGAACCATCTCGACCCGGCCGTGCAGGCGTGTAAAGACCGCGGCGTCTACGCGATGGTCGATTATCACCGCCATCGTACGACCGACTTCACGACGCCCGAACTCGACGACGAGGTCCGGATGTTCTGGGAGACGGTCGCGCCGGAGTACGCCGAGGCCGAGCACGTCATCTACGAGCTGTACAACGAACCGGTCGGCGCGAACCGTGGTTCGTGGGGGAACCAGCAGGCCGAACAGTGCATGCAGCGCTGGCGGGAGACGGCTCAGCCGTGGCTCGATATCGTCCAGGACAACGCCCCCGCACGGCCGGTCCTCGTCGGCACGCCCAGTTGGGACCAGTACACCTACCTCGCGCCGGACTACGAGTTCGACGGTGACAATCTGATGTACGCCGGCCACGTGTACGCACACGCGGGCTACCGGCCGCTGGGCGAGTACTTCGGCACCCCCGCCGACGAGGTACCCGTGTTCATGAGCGAGTTCGGCTTCGACACGACCGGGTCGAGTGACGATTTCATCAACGGGACCGTCGACGTCGAAGGCCAGCAGTTCCAGACGTTCTTCGAGGAGTACGATCACGTCTCTTCGACGGCCTGGATCATGTCGCACTTCTGGAGCCCGCCGATGTACGTCGAACAGGACGGGGCCAGTAACTACGAGCAACTGACCGGGTTCGGAGAATGGACCCAGAGTTTCCTCGAATCCAAGACGGACGTCAACCGTCCTGGTGAGGGGACGCCGTCGACCACGCCACCCGACACCACCGAGACGCCCTCGTGGCCGGACGGGGCGACCGATCCGGACGGCGACGGGTTGTACGAGGACCTCTCCGGGAACGACGACCTCGACTTCCCGGACGTGAACACCCTGTTCCAGAACACCGACAGCCAGCAGGCCCAGGCCAACGCCGCGTTCTACGATTTCGACGGTGACGGAGACGTCGACTTACAGGACGTGTTGGCCCTGTTCGAGACGGTCTGA